A window of the Butyricimonas virosa genome harbors these coding sequences:
- a CDS encoding RNA-binding S4 domain-containing protein → MITFEIDTEYIELIKLLKATRIADSGAMAKILVENGEVTRNGEPEFRKRAKITKGEIITALGQSVQVV, encoded by the coding sequence ATGATCACGTTTGAAATAGACACCGAATACATTGAATTAATCAAGCTGCTAAAAGCTACCCGCATCGCTGACAGCGGTGCCATGGCCAAGATTCTCGTGGAAAATGGAGAGGTTACCCGCAATGGAGAACCCGAATTCCGCAAACGGGCTAAAATTACCAAGGGGGAAATCATCACCGCTTTGGGACAAAGCGTGCAGGTAGTATAA